The Lathyrus oleraceus cultivar Zhongwan6 chromosome 5, CAAS_Psat_ZW6_1.0, whole genome shotgun sequence genome includes the window GGTTTGATTTTGCGCGAGACCTTTTATCGGATGATGACTTCCGAGAAGTGCTTCATCGCAGGTATCATGACCTACACAATCTTGCGCAGGAGCTGCAAATCCCACCTGAAAACAACACTGAAGGGCAAAATCAAGCTATAACCTCAAGCAATGAAGCTGAAAAAGTCGAACCATCCTTTGGTGGCATTGCGAAAGGGGTTGAAGAAGTTTTACAAAGACTAAAAATTATTGAACAGGAAATTAGAGACTTGAAACAGGAAATTCAAGGGATGAGATATTACGAACACAGACTCCTACTTGAGCTTCATCGCAAAGTGAATTACATAGCAACCTTCAATTCTCAAGTTGAGGAGAGGAAAGTACCGAACATGTTCTATTTCGTAAAAGCAGAAAACCACTCAAGGAAACTGATCACCACCGTGGTTTCTGGCATGACCGCTCTTCGTCTTCACATGTTATGTGAGTTCCGGGGACAGATGCATGTTGTTGAAGATCAAATGGGTTGTGAAATGATGCAAGTTGATAACATGGCTGTGAAGGCTTTAGCTCCATACATGAAGAAGTTCATGGTGATGGTTACTTTAGCTCTTAAAATAGGAGCTCATCTTGCAGCTGGAATGGGGCAAATGATACCGGATTTGAGTAAGGAAGTAGCTCATTTGGCTGGCTCTTCACTACTCTTCGGTGCAGCCGGGGCAACAGCAGCTGGTGTTGTAGGCGCTGCTGCTATCGGACGTAGAAACAGGTCTACGGAAGGTTCGAGGGGCATTCAACAAGACATTAAAGCAGCACAACAATGGATGGTTGATTTCTTAAGGGAAAGGAGGTGCTCCACAGGGAAAGATATTGCAGAGAAGTTCGGACTGTGGCGAGTACGGTACAGGGACAATGGTCAGATTGCATGGATCTGTAGGAGGCACATGTACGCCAGATCTGCAGAGATAATTGAAGTGCCTATATAAAACTAGAAGAAATCCTTATAGAACAGTAGGAACCTTAACTTTCAAGTTTCTTTCTTTGGTTTTTCTTGTGTTTATATTTTAGTTTTCTTGTGTTTTTACTTCAAACCATGAATATCGGATGTATTGACAGGGCATTTGGCAGAATCACATTGTGTCACTATGATTTCAAGGAGCTAGAAGTAGCGCCGTGATTTCATCAAATTCGACATGATTTTAGTAAATTTTAGTTTCTAACTTGATGGAAGCTTATTTATTAGCATTTCTGATTATCTAATATAATTACATTTTTAAGAGTTTTTCAAATGAATTAAGAAAAAACATGACTGTTCTGAATTTGTTGTGAATTAGGACAGAAAATTTAGGCCGAAAAGACATAAAGAGCCGTGATGCTTTATGGCATGGCATGAGCTTTTGCATGTGAAATAGAAGAAAGTTAAATCCTGGAGATTTTGCTCCATCTACTTTAGCATTCACCATGTGAATGTGGGACCATATTATCACTAGTACACATGATTAATAGTATGTTGTGCTATAAAGTTCAATTTCACAATCATTGACATTTAAATGAAAAGGACAAAGAAAGAAGGTAACACAGAAAAAGTTCATGTAACAGTTAAGATAGCAACAAGCTTGTGAGAGTACAAAGTCATATTCCCTGTAACCTACAACATCAGAAGAAATACAGAAAGGAGAAACCACACTGGAGATACTACATTATTTCACTTCACTGCTATTATCAGTTTTCTGGACTCGAACTCGAATTCCCTACAGTCAACGAAAGCACATAGTCGCACACACAAGGGATCTGTTTGTTGGATGAAGATCAGAACAATTGTATTTCGAATTCActgaattgattttaaaatatgATCCGGTCTTCATCTAACGACATAGATTCGCGACTGTGTGACTGCAGAGAATCCAAATCCCTTTTTTTAATCTAAAACCTACAGTCACCTGCCCGTATTCCTTAAACCAAGGAAGCAAAAACTCAGAAGAAAGCTCTGCTCCCGTAATAGACACGGGAGTTGGCATTCTTAGATTGCGGTAGTTTCTGCTCGGTGCTTGAATTTCCTGAATTAGTTGGTTCATTTGTAATGTCCATTGGAAGCTTCATTTTCGCTAATGACTCGGTAAATTGCTGCATACTTTTCATGTACATATCAACGATATCCTGCTGCACCATCGTCGGCTCTGGCTCTATGTTGACAGTCACAATAGGCTTAGGGAATAATTCATTCGGAACAACACTTGACGAATCACTCTCACCATCTTTGACATCCACTTTTTGTACCTCTTTGGTTCCTGAAACTTGTTCATCACCCGGGGACTTTGAAGCTGCAGCAGCAGCATCAGATGATTCGGAGCTTTCGGGTGCAGAAGAAGAAACCCCATTTGTCGACACACTGCTCGGCGGAGAATCAGCCTTGTGAGGTTGCACTTGCACAGACTCACCGCTACATGCTGAGAAGCTTTCCACTAGACGAACACCGGCTTCAGAACTATGATTGTCAGCATCAGAATTGGCTAAGCTATCAGAGCATTGACTCTCCTCGCACGAAATGCCAAAATATTCTGAAACCATTAAGTGATCTTCATTCGCGATCTTAGGATCTGGAAACTCAATTTTACCCAAATCTCTGGCCAATGACTCGGATGTTTCCAAGTCCTGCGCAGCAGCACGTGTGGCCTCCTCGCCAGGCATTGCCGATATTGCCATAACATCAGGCGTAGCACCAGTATAAGCAATTGTCAACTGAACAAACCCTGAAGGAGAGTGAAATAGATCAGTTGAAGAAAGCGAGAACTCTTTCTCTAGCTTCCCATTCTGAACTAGTACTTCAGACAACGGCACCAAAGCAAAACCAAGCAACTGATCTTCGAGATAATTCTTCACCCTGCTAAGCATCCATAACTCACATTTAAGAGACGAATCAACATTACAAACATTGAGACGAAGATTGTCATTAAACACAGGGTTCCTTCCACCTCCATTGATAGTCTTCGTAGAAACAGCATTCTCAGGACTACTCGTCAGGCAAATCTTAGCATAAACATCTTGCTTATGGTATATGCAGATGTTCTGAATATCCCTAGCTTGATGTATGTAAACATCAAGCACTCCAACACATTCATCGGCATTTGACATGATAGTTTCCTTCCCGTTGACTTCAATCTCCTTAGAGGAAGGACTGTTGCTTTGCACAAAAACATCAGACTTGTGCTTCTCACCCTCACCCAAGATTGAGCTTCTAAAGGGTGACACAACAGATTGTGGGGAATCCATGATCAAAAACAACAGCTACAAAAACAATATCAATTCACACTAAGTTTAAGATAAAGTTCAAAACTAAGACAAAAAACACACAAAATCCAACATCTAGGTGCTACAACCTAACTAGTAAAACACAAAATTCACTAATCAAATACTAAAAACAGAACTTAAATAAACTTCTACAAAACCTAGGATTAAGAACATCCAAAAAAAATAGAAACAAACATCACTGCTTATAAAGagagaaaaaaagaagaaagatTGAACTTGAGTTCCTCCAAACCTTTGAGAAGCAAAATCAGAAATGACAATCAAGGTCAACAAAAGACAAGTGGAACAATCAAAACCTAATAACCTCTCAAAATTGAAACTTCCAATAGATATTAATATACCCAAAATCCTAGAATTATCCAAACATAAAAACTACCTATAAAAATCAAATGGGTAGTAGTACAAAATTTCATCAGATTCCAATAAAGCTACAAACTTTATTCCCTCTAAACAGAGGGAAAACAGGAAAAGCATAGACACGGTAACCTATGCTATACAAAACAGATAGCCAATAGCAACCCACTTTAAATTCCCCTTGAAATCACACAAAAAGCCACTAAAAAACAAAGAACAATTCAGAATAAAACTAGGAATCAACCAAATTTTTCAAAAAGTAAAGTAAAAATAGTTGATGATACAGAAGATGATGTGGTTTTCACCTATTTGTAGCTTGAAAGTCAAAGAGGAATCTTTGTATTGTGTGGCTCTAAAACAGAATTGGAGGATGACCCAGTGAGTGAACCGAGGTAGTGTTGCAGAAAGAACAAAAAAGTTGCGAACTTGTTTAAAGGGAAAGGATGGAGAAGGTGATTGGTGAGAGAGATAAATTAATGAGTGTAGGGATCTGTGTGGAAATTGCACATACTATAAAGTGCAACTGTGTGTATTTGGAGCATAGTATAGTATAGATAAATGTATAGTATAATATACGGTTGGTACTGTGAAGAAAAGAGTATTTTATACCTTATATA containing:
- the LOC127084805 gene encoding uncharacterized protein LOC127084805 — translated: MDSPQSVVSPFRSSILGEGEKHKSDVFVQSNSPSSKEIEVNGKETIMSNADECVGVLDVYIHQARDIQNICIYHKQDVYAKICLTSSPENAVSTKTINGGGRNPVFNDNLRLNVCNVDSSLKCELWMLSRVKNYLEDQLLGFALVPLSEVLVQNGKLEKEFSLSSTDLFHSPSGFVQLTIAYTGATPDVMAISAMPGEEATRAAAQDLETSESLARDLGKIEFPDPKIANEDHLMVSEYFGISCEESQCSDSLANSDADNHSSEAGVRLVESFSACSGESVQVQPHKADSPPSSVSTNGVSSSAPESSESSDAAAAASKSPGDEQVSGTKEVQKVDVKDGESDSSSVVPNELFPKPIVTVNIEPEPTMVQQDIVDMYMKSMQQFTESLAKMKLPMDITNEPTNSGNSSTEQKLPQSKNANSRVYYGSRAFF